The genomic region ATCTAAGTTGTCTGAAAAAAAATACTCAGTTTTGTCCTGCTTCTTTCAATGTTTTTAGTCAGACTCTGCTATTTAAAATACTGATTAATTAATTGTACCTTCGAGTAAATTGCTATTATCATTATTCATCAAATTTATACTAATTGTTTAATGTGGCATATAGTCGGTATATATTGCTGACTAAGTGCTGGTGATAGTGTATACTCAGTAGTTACCAGTAATATTGAATTTCCGTTTTCAAAATATAATTTGAGATAAATTTGGGAGAAGTTGCCTAATTAGGTAACTTTGTTTTGGGTTTAAATAAAAATCAATTGAGTGAATTTATAAGAAACGTAAGGATTTATAAAGATTTTTTTACTGAATTTTACAAAAAACAGTCTTTGGTTGTAAGGAAAAAGATAGACTGGACAATCCTTTTGATACAAACTATTAAAATTGTTCCAGAAAAATATCTAAAACATCTAACTAATTCTGAGGGACTTTGGGAAATTAGAGTTTCAGCATCAAATGGAATATTTAGAATATTTTGTTTTTTTGATAAAGGTAACTTGATAATATTATTAACTGGATTTCAGAAGAAGGATCGTAAGACACCAAAATCCGAAATCAAGCGAGCTGAAAAACTTAAAAAAGAATATTATGAAAACAAGTAAAAATATTAAATCATTCGAATCACATCTAGATGAGAATTATGGAAAAACTGGAACTGAAAGTCGAGAAAAATTTGAAGAGGAATTTGAAACTTTCAGAATTGGTGCTTTAATTCAAGAGGCTCGTAAGAGACAACATATGACTCAAAAAGAGTTGGCTGATAAAGTTGGAACAACGAAAAATTACATTTCGCGGATTGAAAATAATGCAAGTGATATTCGACTTTCGACTTTAATGAGAATAATTAGAGAAGGATTAGGAGGGAATTTGAAATTATCACTTGATATATAATAAAAGAAATACTACTGGTAATAAATAGGAGTTCATTTGGTACGTAGTACCCAGAATGAACTACAGGTTGAACTACATCCAGTTATTCGTAGCTTGAATGAAATGGTAGCTACGAATACGACAACGGCCTGATGCACTAAAAATCCAATGCGAGTTTAAAGGATTGTTATGTATGTTGTCTAAGGAATTATAATACTCTGTTTTGTCCTGCTTCTGTCAATATTTTTGGTCAGATTCTGCTCTTTATCATCCTAATTAATTAATGTACCTTCGAGTAAATTACTATTATCATTTTTCATCGAATTTAAAATA from Bacteroidota bacterium harbors:
- a CDS encoding helix-turn-helix transcriptional regulator, which codes for MKTSKNIKSFESHLDENYGKTGTESREKFEEEFETFRIGALIQEARKRQHMTQKELADKVGTTKNYISRIENNASDIRLSTLMRIIREGLGGNLKLSLDI
- a CDS encoding type II toxin-antitoxin system RelE/ParE family toxin; the protein is MSEFIRNVRIYKDFFTEFYKKQSLVVRKKIDWTILLIQTIKIVPEKYLKHLTNSEGLWEIRVSASNGIFRIFCFFDKGNLIILLTGFQKKDRKTPKSEIKRAEKLKKEYYENK